From the Achromobacter xylosoxidans A8 genome, the window TTACGCAGGCCGGCGGCCAACGCCCGCATCGGGTGCGGACGGAATTGTTCTTCAATAGCCTGGAGCATCAGTTGGCGCTCGAGTTCGTCGGTCAGGCGGATGGTGTTGTTCGGGTTGATCACAATAGCCTCCACGGGCTTGCACTGTTTGTTTAGCTACTAGGGATAACCCGAATTATAGGGGTTAACCCTGAACTTGTGCAAGTGGCCGGTGCGTATTGGCAACACCTTGGTGCGATGATGCTCCCAAACGGGGCGGGGGGACACCATAAGCAAAGATACGCGCAGCATGTTGCTGCGCGTTTACAACGTACTGCCCCAGAGGGAAAAAGGGGCGCGCCGGGGACCGCAGCCGCCCGGGGCGCGAGGCGTCCTCAGGCGTCGCGGTAGCCGGCGGCGACTAGCTCAAAACCGAACAGGCGGCAATCCAGCGAACCGTTGTGCAGCGGCACGCGGCGCTTGGGTTTCAAACGCATCTGGTTGGGCAAGGTCAGGTCGCTGGTGATGACATGCAACTGCCAGCCGGCGAAATTGCGCTTCAGGCAGGTGGCCCAGTCGCGCCACAGATCCGCGTCCTGTTCCGTCCCCATGCGTTCGCCATAGGGCGGGTTGGTGACGATCCAGCCATGATCCGCGGGCGCCGTGACATGGCGCGCATCGCCCACCTCGAAGCGGATGGAGTCTTCCGTCAGCCAGGCGCGTTCGGCGTTGTTGCGGGCGAATTCGATGGCTTGCGGGTCCAGGTCGTAGCCGACCAGCGGCGCGTCCAGCTGCGGCAGGATGCGCGAGCGCGCGTCGTCCTTCAGGTCGCGCCAGCGGTAGGCGTCGTGCCCGCGCAGGCGCTCGAAGCCGAACGGGCGCGAGATGCCCGGGGGCACGCCCAGCGCGATCCAGGCGGCTTCGATCAGGATGGTGCCCGATCCGCAGAACGGATCCAGCAGCGGCGCGGCCGGGTCCCAGCCCGCCAGCGCCAGCATGCCGGCGGCCAGGTTCTCGCGCAGCGGCGCTTCGCCCTTGTCCAGGCGCCAGCCGCGCTTGAACAGGGATTCGCCCGAGGTATCGAGGTACAGCGTGGCGGTGTGCCCGGTCAGGAACAGGTGCACGCGGGCATCCGGACGCACCGTGTCGATGCTGGGGCGTTCGCCTTCCAGTTCGCGCAGGCGGTCGCAGATGCCGTCCTTGGCGCGCAGATTGCAGTACTGCAGGCTTTGCACCGGGCTCTTGATGGCCGAGGTGTCCACGCGCAGGGTCTGCTCGGCGCCGAACCAGCGTTCCCAGGGGGTGTCGCGGGCCAGGTCCAGGATGTCGTCTTCGTGCGAAATCTCGGCATGGGCCACTTGCACCAGGATGCGGGTGGCCAGGCGGGAATACAGGTTGGCGCGTTGCACGCCCGCCCAGTCGGCGGTGAAGGAACAGCCGGCGCGGCCGGCCTGCGCGTCCTCGAAGCCCAGCGCCTGCATTTCCGCCGTCAGCGCCTCTTCCAGCCCCTGGGGGCAGGGGGCGAAGATGGGAAACACTTCCGCCTGGCGGGTTTCGCGCGGGCGGCGGCTGCGGGTTTCTACGGCGGGCTCGCGCCTGCTGTGGCCTTGGTCGTAGCCGTCGTCATGGTCGCGAGCCTCGGCGAAATCCGCTTCCTGGACATGGTCGGGTTCGGCCTGGTATTCCGGGGCGGGGCCGTCGTCTTCGAACGGGTCGTAGAAGCGTCCCGCCGGCGTGGCCGGCGCGATGTATTGATCGTCCCGCAGGCGCGGCGCGCGCTGCGGGGCGCGGCCGGAGCGGCCGCCAGACTCAGCTTCGCGCCGCGGGCCATCGTCGCGTTTGCGGTCTGAAGCGGAGCGGCCAGGGGCGGTCCGGTCCGAGGCGTTTCGGCCAGGCGCGGCCCGATCCGACGCGCCGCGGGCGGGCTGGCCGCGGCCGGCGCCGCGCGGTCCGCGGGCCTCCTCGTCTTTGCGCCGCTGATAGGCGACGGGGTCCTTTTGGCGTTCGATGCTTTCCTTGGTGCGCTCCTGTTGCGCGACCAGGCGGG encodes:
- a CDS encoding THUMP domain-containing class I SAM-dependent RNA methyltransferase, whose product is MSSDEQDRPRKTLTIKKTARDAHAEDAPKRTRTGARARLVAQQERTKESIERQKDPVAYQRRKDEEARGPRGAGRGQPARGASDRAAPGRNASDRTAPGRSASDRKRDDGPRREAESGGRSGRAPQRAPRLRDDQYIAPATPAGRFYDPFEDDGPAPEYQAEPDHVQEADFAEARDHDDGYDQGHSRREPAVETRSRRPRETRQAEVFPIFAPCPQGLEEALTAEMQALGFEDAQAGRAGCSFTADWAGVQRANLYSRLATRILVQVAHAEISHEDDILDLARDTPWERWFGAEQTLRVDTSAIKSPVQSLQYCNLRAKDGICDRLRELEGERPSIDTVRPDARVHLFLTGHTATLYLDTSGESLFKRGWRLDKGEAPLRENLAAGMLALAGWDPAAPLLDPFCGSGTILIEAAWIALGVPPGISRPFGFERLRGHDAYRWRDLKDDARSRILPQLDAPLVGYDLDPQAIEFARNNAERAWLTEDSIRFEVGDARHVTAPADHGWIVTNPPYGERMGTEQDADLWRDWATCLKRNFAGWQLHVITSDLTLPNQMRLKPKRRVPLHNGSLDCRLFGFELVAAGYRDA